The region CTCCATTGGCTATTAGTCAAACGAATAACATAATTTCTGTGTCGCAACCGAATTGTAAGGATGCAAATTCAGTTCTTGCCCCAATTTGGCCAAATGTTCAAGGATTTTATCCATATCTTAACTATGATTATAATATTTATCCAACTGGAGTTATTTCTAATAATCAAGTTGCATTGGAATTAATATATGAACAAAATTTTAATGGATCCACCTCAGATCTTATTGGTAATTGGATGCCTTCGATATCTAGGGCAACAAATCAAAATGATGGTTTACGCCCACCGGCTGGTATATCCTATGCCTATAATTTAATCGATCCCAACCAAGATTGTATTGATGTTTCCAATGGGACATTAAAACTATGGGCTAGAGAGATTCCACCGGCTGAATATCGATGTGTGGATTATTTACAAGATTCTGATCAGTTAGCTGATGGATTTCCTAATAAGCGTGAGTTCAAGGCTACTGCAGGTGAGATATGGACTCTGGATATGTTCAAACATGGTTATTTTGAAGCCATGATTAAATTACCTTATGTTGATTATGTTTGGCCTGCTTTTTGGCTTTTTCATTCTGCAAATGGGAAAAAGACAGAGATTGATATTTTTGAATTCGTAAATGAAAGCAGAGGGGACCATTGCTCGCCTGTTTCAGCAGAGAATTTGTATTTTTATAGTGATAATATGCTTATGACTGTGCATGATTGGAGTCTTTCTGTACCTCCATACGATGAATTTTCTATTGAACATGTATGTAGAGGCTTTACTGGTCATGCTATTAATAATTTTCACTTTTTTAACACTTGGCACAAATTTGGTCTTTATTGGGATGAATACAAATGTATTTGGCTAGTTGACGAAGTCCCTATTGCATATCTTTTTAAGTATTATAAATATTTTTATGATCAAAATCCCTCATTAGACCTTGATTATTCATTAGGAATCTGGGATTATTCTGAATTGTCTAATTATTATGGACCTGTATATCGCAACATGGGATTCCCTAATGATGAATGTCATGTAATATTAGGCATGGCAGTTCCAAATTTTGGTGGTAAATTTAATTCAGATCCTTCTTTAAATCAGGTCTGCCTTCCATCCGGCAATACCCTGCCTCGTTTTATGGAAGTGGATTATTTACGTGTATATTCCAACAGGTCTTGCGCATCCGATTTTACGGTTTGCAATGAAACACACTTGCCTACCAAAATTGTAGCAAACTCAGTGGCATTACCTGATCCTTCGCAAGGATCAAACTGCGAAGTGGTTGTACGTAATGAACACCAGATTAAACTTGAAGCTCCCTACAATTATCACCCAACTGAAATTTTATCCGATGCTCAAAAGGTGGAGGTTGTAGCCAATGAAGAAATTAAATTGTATCCCGGTTTCAGAACAGAACCGGGAGCTACTTTCTACGCCAGAATAGACAATTGTAGTACCGCAGATTTAAGAAAAAGTGAATCCGGTAAGCCCTCTTTTTCTCCGCAGCAAATGGTATTGCAGTTGACACCCGACATGGAGGATAACCCCAAAAAAAGTGCTTTAGATTATGCCCTCAGTATAGCACCAAATCCTTCTGATGGAAATTTTACAATTCATAATCTTAATAACAAAAGTAGTATTCAAATAGTAGATCTTTCCGGCAGGGTTGTATTTTATCAAAATAAAATTGAAACCAATACCATGAACCTGGATCTATCGTTTCTGGCTAATGGCACTTATTACATTAAAGCAATCGATAACTCCGGAAATTTTGAAACCGTTATTTGGCTGAAGCAATAACATTCTTATTTTTTTTGCCAATAATATTTCACTGTAAAGCACAATTGGAATTACTTACTAAAAAATGAACGTATGAAAAACCTCTTCCTCTTTTTTCTTTTTATTTCAGGAACCTTGTCTGCCCAGTGGAACGCTCAGGTTTCGGGTACGAGTCAATTACTCAATTCCATTCAATTTTTAAATTCCAACCTTGGCTATTGTGCAGGTGATAATGGTTTATTGCTTAAAACGACCAATGGCGGTGCAAACTGGGTTTCGGTAAATGCAAATACGGGGAGTCCAGCCGCATTGTTTACCACTCCCGATACCGGATACACTTACCGGGGAACAGAAGTGGCTATGACGGTGAATGGCGGACAAAATTTTTCTACGGTTCTGGTTTGTACGGATGGAATTAGCGCTCTTTCCTTTCCTTCCTTGTCGGTTGGCTATGCAGCGGGTATGAATATGATGGAAGATTCCATTATTATTTATAAAACAACCGATGCCGGAGTAAACTGGACATACTACTCAGGCATCCCTGCCAGCCTAATGGCCTATTCCATTTATTTTATAGATAACAATATTGGTTTTGTAGGAGGATTTTACGGAGGACTTTATAAAACCACGGATGGTGGACTTAACTGGAATATGGTTTATAACGGCACATCCGGTGCATTTTCATTTAGTTTTCCCAATACACTTACCGGTTATGCCGTTACTGAATCGGGAAGCATGTTAAAAACAGTGGATGGCGGAGATACCTGGGCAGAAACTTCAACCGGAGCCGGCCCGATTCTTTATTCCATCGACTGTGTAAATCCTTCCACCTGTTACGCAGTGGGCGGCGACGGATTTTCGTCGGGAACAATAATTAAAACCAGTAACGGAGGAACAAGTTGGACAAGTAGTCAATCTACCTTAATAACCTACCAAATGGTGGATTTTTTAAATGATACAGTAGGTTATGCCTGTGGAGGTAACGGAAGTATTTTGCGATATGGTTCTTCGCTTACACCAAATTCGGTTTTTGAAACAAATCCGGAAAATCAACTTCAACTTTATCCAAATCCTGCCGTAGATTTTATCATTGTGGATAACACTACTTCATCCGGTAATTCAATCGTGGAAATTTATGGCATTCGGGGTGAGTTAATCAGAACCGTTTCTTTACGTTCTGCTGAAAACAGAATTGACATCAGTAATTTAACTGCAGGAATGTATATCGTAAAAGTTATTTCCGACGATAAAGAATTGTTCAGCAAAATGATTAAGCAATAACTTTATTTCCATCTCAGTGTGAGAATACTGTTGTTTTAGCTGAGAATAGATTATAAATCACCCTGCTGTTTGTTTCCCAACAAACAGCAGGGTGAGCAACAATTAGGGGATATAATTAAATATCCATTGATGCTCTTTTGATTTTTTTACCAATCCGAAACAATCAAAATAAAAAACAGATGGAAAAAAATTTCCTGAAATTTCTAAAACGAGAAAACCGTTTCAGCAAAAAAATTGAAACCATCCACATTAAATCACCAAATTCTCTGCAACAAAACACGTTTAATCCTGAAAATTGATTTGGGAAAAGGCGTCAAATGAGTACTGTTTTCAAAAAAAATGTCACTTTTTATTTAAAGACGAAGGTAAAATATAAAAACTTATATTTTATTTTCATGGCAAAAAGTAAAATATAGCGGATTTTATTTTACTTTTATAAAAACGTGAATATTGGAAAAAAGCACTGATATAGAATCATTTAAACCAGGAGCATGGATCAAACATCTAAATTTTCGATATTTTGTCCCTGAAAAAATAAATCGGGTCTGGACATGGAAAGACCCTATCATTACAGAACTGCTTGAAAAAGCCTCTCTACAACTTGGGGAACTAAATTCGTTTGCCCGCTTTGTACCCAACATAGATTTATTTATCCATTTGCATGTAACAAAAGAATCGGTTGTTTCCAGTCGGATAGAAGGTACTCAAACCACCATGGATGAAGCCTTCCTGCAATTAGAAGATGTGGCCCCGGAAAGAAAGAATGACTGGCAGGAAGTCCAAAACTATACCAAGGCATTAAACAACGCTATAAGTGAGCTTAAAAACATTCCACTTTCATCTCGTTTGCTTTGTGCAGCCCACAAGCAATTAATGAAAAATGCTAGAGGGGAAAATAAACAACCGGGGGAATTCAGGAAGAGTCAGAATTGGATTGGTGGAAATTCCATTTCAGATGCGGTTTTTATTCCACCAAATCATGAATCAGTGGGCGAACTTATGGGGGATATGGAAGATTTTCTCCATAATGAAGATATTCACGTCTCAAAACTGGTTAGAATAGCTATTGCACACTATCAATTTGAAACGATTCATCCCTATTTAGACGGAAATGGCCGGATAGGCAGATTACTCATCACGCTATACCTGGTGGACCAAAAACTATTAGACAAACCATTACTGTATCTGTCTCACTACTTTGAAAAAAACAAAACATTGTATTATGATAACCTTACACGAGTCAGGCAAAAAGGTGACATGGTGCAATGGCTGAAATATTTTTTGACAGGGATTGAGGAAACTTCACGACAAGCGGCGGATAGTTTAAAAAAGATTTTGGATTTAAAACAAAATCTTGAAACCGACATTCAAAAAAACTGGGGAAGAAGAAGTCAAAGTGCCTATACTCTTTTGCAACACTTATTCCAAAATCCAGTCGTTCAAATAAAATCAGTTCAGGAAGTTTGTCAATTAACCCCAAAATCTGCCGGTGATTTGGTTCAGGTTTTTATGGAAAAGAAAATTCTTATTGAGTTAACAGGTCAAACAAGAAACCGGATTTTTTTGTTTAAAACCTATTTAGATTTGTTTAAATGATCAACGAATAATTTCAGTAGTACTTTTTTTAAGCAGAAACCCGAAAAGAAAACTAAGAATCATCCTTAAAATCCCCTTGCATTAAATCATAATATCTATTTTTGCCCCTCAATTCATTGCCTCATGAAAACCATCGATCAATATTCCTTTTCCGGTAAAAGAGCATTAATTCGTGTCGACTTTAACGTTCCGCTGGATGCTTCTTTTCACATTACGGACGATACCCGCATTCGTGCTGCTATTCCCACCATTCAGAAAATTCTTGCAGATGGCGGATCGGTGATATTGATGTCGCATTTAGGTCGGCCCAAAAATGGTCCGGAAGAAAAATTTTCGCTGAAGCATTTGGTGGATGATTTGAGTAAAAAATTAAACCTGGAAGTAAAATTCGCCGGCGATTGCATTGGTGAGGAAGCTCAGTTTTTGGCATCGCAGTTAAAAAGCGGGGAAGTGTTGTTACTCGAAAATCTTCGTTTTTACAAAGAAGAAGAAAAGGGAGATGCAGCCTTTGCCGAAAAATTAGCGAAACTGGGTGATTTTTATGTAAATGATGCATTTGGAACCGCGCACCGTGCCCATGCGTCCACAGCAGTGATTGCGCAGTATTT is a window of Flavobacteriales bacterium DNA encoding:
- a CDS encoding family 16 glycosylhydrolase; translation: PLAISQTNNIISVSQPNCKDANSVLAPIWPNVQGFYPYLNYDYNIYPTGVISNNQVALELIYEQNFNGSTSDLIGNWMPSISRATNQNDGLRPPAGISYAYNLIDPNQDCIDVSNGTLKLWAREIPPAEYRCVDYLQDSDQLADGFPNKREFKATAGEIWTLDMFKHGYFEAMIKLPYVDYVWPAFWLFHSANGKKTEIDIFEFVNESRGDHCSPVSAENLYFYSDNMLMTVHDWSLSVPPYDEFSIEHVCRGFTGHAINNFHFFNTWHKFGLYWDEYKCIWLVDEVPIAYLFKYYKYFYDQNPSLDLDYSLGIWDYSELSNYYGPVYRNMGFPNDECHVILGMAVPNFGGKFNSDPSLNQVCLPSGNTLPRFMEVDYLRVYSNRSCASDFTVCNETHLPTKIVANSVALPDPSQGSNCEVVVRNEHQIKLEAPYNYHPTEILSDAQKVEVVANEEIKLYPGFRTEPGATFYARIDNCSTADLRKSESGKPSFSPQQMVLQLTPDMEDNPKKSALDYALSIAPNPSDGNFTIHNLNNKSSIQIVDLSGRVVFYQNKIETNTMNLDLSFLANGTYYIKAIDNSGNFETVIWLKQ
- a CDS encoding T9SS type A sorting domain-containing protein; the protein is MKNLFLFFLFISGTLSAQWNAQVSGTSQLLNSIQFLNSNLGYCAGDNGLLLKTTNGGANWVSVNANTGSPAALFTTPDTGYTYRGTEVAMTVNGGQNFSTVLVCTDGISALSFPSLSVGYAAGMNMMEDSIIIYKTTDAGVNWTYYSGIPASLMAYSIYFIDNNIGFVGGFYGGLYKTTDGGLNWNMVYNGTSGAFSFSFPNTLTGYAVTESGSMLKTVDGGDTWAETSTGAGPILYSIDCVNPSTCYAVGGDGFSSGTIIKTSNGGTSWTSSQSTLITYQMVDFLNDTVGYACGGNGSILRYGSSLTPNSVFETNPENQLQLYPNPAVDFIIVDNTTSSGNSIVEIYGIRGELIRTVSLRSAENRIDISNLTAGMYIVKVISDDKELFSKMIKQ
- a CDS encoding Fic family protein gives rise to the protein MESFKPGAWIKHLNFRYFVPEKINRVWTWKDPIITELLEKASLQLGELNSFARFVPNIDLFIHLHVTKESVVSSRIEGTQTTMDEAFLQLEDVAPERKNDWQEVQNYTKALNNAISELKNIPLSSRLLCAAHKQLMKNARGENKQPGEFRKSQNWIGGNSISDAVFIPPNHESVGELMGDMEDFLHNEDIHVSKLVRIAIAHYQFETIHPYLDGNGRIGRLLITLYLVDQKLLDKPLLYLSHYFEKNKTLYYDNLTRVRQKGDMVQWLKYFLTGIEETSRQAADSLKKILDLKQNLETDIQKNWGRRSQSAYTLLQHLFQNPVVQIKSVQEVCQLTPKSAGDLVQVFMEKKILIELTGQTRNRIFLFKTYLDLFK